In Primulina eburnea isolate SZY01 chromosome 3, ASM2296580v1, whole genome shotgun sequence, one DNA window encodes the following:
- the LOC140827323 gene encoding uncharacterized protein, with protein sequence MSKKRKLQDFETVKLTEECSVILQKKLPQKLKDPGIFTIPCIIGDTQANKAFCDLGAIINLMPFSTYRDLKLGEVKLTTITLQLADRSLTYPRGIVEDVLVKVDKFIFPADFVILDMEEDQDAPLIFGRPFLATGKALIDVHKGELTLRVGTRDPLESCLIGAVGTVDEEN encoded by the exons atgtcaaagaagaggaagttgcaAGATTTCGAGACAGTGAAGTTGACCGAAGAGTGTAGCGTCATTCTCCAAAAGAAGCTACCACAAAAACTAAAAGATCCAGGGATTTTtactataccttgcattattggtgatacTCAAGCTAATAAAGCTTTTTGTGATCTTGGAGCaattattaatcttatgccattTTCTACTTATAGGGACTTGAAGCTAGGGGAGGTAAAACTAACCACTATAACTTTGCAACTTGCAGATAGGTCACTCACCTATCCTCGTGGAATTGTTGAAGATGTTTTGGTAAAAGTTGACAAGTTTATCTTCCCTGCTGATTTTGTAATACttgatatggaagaagatcaagATGCTCCATTGATTTTTGGGCGACCCTTCTTAGCCACTGGAAAAGCATTGATAGATGTACACAAAGGAGAACTCACTTTGAGAGTTG GAACTAGGGATCCATTGGAGAGCTGTTTGATAGGTGCTGTTGGAACTGTTGATGAAGAAAATTGA